A region from the Triticum aestivum cultivar Chinese Spring chromosome 3D, IWGSC CS RefSeq v2.1, whole genome shotgun sequence genome encodes:
- the LOC123079112 gene encoding putative F-box/FBD/LRR-repeat protein At5g44950 yields MCCVYSPATVSTTSSQRGQIVSSDRPPSYDADAPLRSDEGFDGRAANPSPSRARRGRGGGDGEPPPLSPTPSVNAGRKFDGRAAKRRRAESGGGVGVGVGDAAAQDRIGELPDAILLCILSYLPLRDAARSTALSSRWRRLFDQYLLDFNACQPFPPEAGRGCDWFIRAVDSILASRRHIRIRSFRFVMYGQGFNNRMGVVSGWFPVLASCGVREVDVDMLYTVWRPTLPASLLQLASLETLRVCFCDLPKEAEMDALRLPALKTLRLSNVRTSQDALQAMLAHCPSLECAKLKNITGVKQIRLRSRSLVRLYGDLGDLSELVVEDAPSLEELVGIHLPSGRATVKIVSAPKLQVLGYLGKNVGPLVLRDTVFDGGILQSTTLMCSVKTLAIQVPFSEKGHTTFVAQLLKCFPCLETLHVEADSRSISQRVAPESWDMTTSIRCIEHSLNKLVFEDFGGEMCQWGFLTFMLEMAKTLKVVELYCLKGEDCASRLINILSSINRVCQDMEFLFFTSCEPVNGLYLCHCCPRRCQNENRVSLMDTLKHQKK; encoded by the exons ATGTGCTGCGTCTACTCCCCCGCCACCGTCTCCACGACCTCGTCGCAGCGAGGTCAGATCGTGTCGTCGGATCGCCCGCCCTCCTACGACGCCGACGCCCCGCTGCGCTCCGATGAGGGATTCGACGGCAGGGCGGCCAACCCCTCTCCCTCTCGCGcgaggcgcgggcgcggcggcggagatggcgAGCCCCCGCCGCTTTCCCCGACCCCGAGTGTGAACGCCGGCAGGAAATTCGATGGCAGGGCGGCCAAACGCCGTCGCGCGGAGTCCGGCGGCggtgtcggcgtcggcgtcggcgacgCGGCGGCCCAGGACCGCATCGGCGAACTCCCGGACGCGATCCTGCTGTGCATCCTCTCCTACCTCCCGCTCCGCGACGCCGCCCGTTCGACGGCGCTCTCTTCGCGGTGGCGCCGCCTGTTCGACCAGTACCTCCTCGACTTCAACGCGTGCCAGCCGTTCCCGCCGGAGGCGGGCCGCGGCTGCGACTGGTTCATCCGCGCCGTCGACTCCATCCTCGCCTCGCGCCGTCACATCCGCATCCGCAGCTTCCGCTTCGTGATGTATGGGCAGGGGTTCAACAATCGCATGGGCGTCGTCAGCGGCTGGTTCCCCGTCCTCGCGAGCTGCGGTGTCCGAGAAGTCGACGTCGACATGTTGTACACGGTCTGGAGGCCGACCCTCCCCGCGTCGCTCCTCCAGCTCGCCTCCCTCGAAACCCTAAGAGTGTGCTTCTGCGACCTTCCCAAGGAAGCGGAGATGGACGCGCTGCGGCTCCCCGCCCTCAAGACGCTCCGCCTGTCCAATGTCCGAACGTCCCAGGACGCCCTGCAGGCGATGCTTGCTCATTGCCCATCCCTGGAGTGCGCAAAGCTCAAGAACATCACCGGGGTCAAGCAAATCCGCCTCAGGTCCAGGAGCCTGGTACGGCTGTACGGCGACTTGGGCGACTTGAGTGAGCTCGTTGTCGAGGACGCCCCGAGCCTTGAAGAACTGGTGGGCATCCATTTGCCGAGTGGCAGAgcgacggtgaaaattgtttcggCCCCCAAGCTGCAGGTGCTGGGGTACTTGGGGAAGAACGTCGGGCCTCTCGTGCTGCGTGATACCGTTTTCGAT GGAGGCATCTTGCAGTCCACTACCCTGATGTGCAGCGTGAAGACCTTGGCCATCCAAGTGCCCTTCTCAGAGAAGGGACATACCACCTTCGTTGCTCAGTTGCTCAAATGCTTCCCATGTCTTGAGACGCTCCATGTCGAG GCAGACAGTCGGTCAATTTCGCAGCGGGTTGCTCCAGAATCATGGGACATGACAACTTCTATCCGGTGCATCGAGCATTCGCTCAACAAATTGGTGTTCGAGGATTTTGGAGGAGAAATGTGCCAGTGGGGCTTTCTGACTTTTATGCTCGAGATGGCTAAAACTCTTAAGGTCGTCGAGCTCTACTGTTTGAAAGGCGAAGATTGTGCCAGTAGACTGATAAATATTCTAAGCAGCATAAATAGAGTCTGCCAGGACATGGAGTTCCTGTTCTTCACAAGTTGTGAGCCAGTCAATGGTCTCTACTTGTGCCATTGCTGTCCCCGGCGGTGCCAGAATGAAAACAGAGTTTCGCTGATGGATACTCTGAAGCACCAGAAAAAATAG